From the genome of Triticum aestivum cultivar Chinese Spring chromosome 3B, IWGSC CS RefSeq v2.1, whole genome shotgun sequence, one region includes:
- the LOC123067072 gene encoding MADS-box transcription factor 47-like, which produces MAAPNRRGGSGRKKIVIRRIEQEDARFVCYSKRRQGFFSKATDLAVLTGAQVAALAFSPRGRAFSFGHPSVDSVVERFLAGEAAGAGAREEGAADDRLLAGEGAAGEDEKLEKLQQEFDELRTELAELKKRTKRTDKAMAKERSAGDQIAAWFDPKARDMGDEDMAAFFAALMQMKDASPIAPTRFLLEAMHAHMSRMAEVAPPPPPRIFGGSTFEYGSSSGTANDGMELQFLAPPPQEQGFEAAMDMQQMVMAPLPPSQVVAARMDVQEMPPPPGLAAGIDTEQMQMTMPKPPGFDAGLDKEIDQWLDVMLPRPEFTAGMETVQQGLHQPNAGFPY; this is translated from the coding sequence ATGGCGGCGCCCAACCGGAGAGGTGGCAGCGGCCGGAAGAAGATCGTCATCCGCCGGATCGAGCAGGAGGATGCCCGGTTCGTCTGCTACTCCAAGCGCCGCCAGGGGTTCTTCAGCAAGGCCACGGATCTGGCTGTCCTGACCGGCGCCCAGGTGGCCGCCCTCGCCTTCTCTCCCCGCGGCAgggccttctccttcggccaccccTCCGTCGACTCCGTCGTGGAACGCTTCCTGGCGGGGGAGGCTGCGGGGGCTGGCGCGAGGGAGGAGGGCGCTGCCGACGACCGCTTGCTCGCGGGGGAGGGCGCTGCCGGCGAAGACGAGAAGCTCGAGAAGCTGCAGCAGGAGTTCGACGAGCTGCGCACGGAGCTGGCCGAGTTGAAGAAGCGGACCAAGCGCACGGATAAGGCCATGGCGAAAGAGCGCTCTGCGGGGGACCAGATAGCGGCTTGGTTCGACCCCAAGGCGCGCGACATGGGAGACGAGGACATGGCGGCCTTCTTCGCCGCGCTGATGCAGATGAAGGACGCGTCTCCGATCGCGCCAACCAGGTTCTTGCTCGAGGCGATGCACGCCCACATGAGCCGCATGGCGGAggtggccccgccgccgccgccccggatctTCGGTGGCAGCACCTTCGAGTACGGTAGCAGCAGCGGCACCGCCAACGACGGGATGGAGTTGCAGTTTCTGGCGCCTCCGCCACAGGAGCAGGGGTTCGAGGCCGCGATGGATATGCAGCAGATGGTGATGGCGCCGCTGCCTCCGTCTCAGGTGGTCGCCGCCCGGATGGATGTGCAGGAGATGCCTCCGCCGCCGGGGTTGGCCGCCGGGATAGATACGGAGCAGATGCAGATGACGATGCCTAAGCCGCCGGGGTTCGACGCAGGGCTAGACAAGGAGATAGATCAATGGCTTGATGTGATGCTGCCGCGTCCGGAGTTCACTGCCGGGATGGAGACGGTGCAGCAGGGGCTCCATCAACCCAACGCCGGCTTCCCGTACTGA